One part of the Marichromatium purpuratum 984 genome encodes these proteins:
- a CDS encoding type III restriction-modification system endonuclease, protein MKIKFNPDLDFQADAIASIVDLFEGQETCQTNFTVGAMDATPQLSLGISENSPGIGNYLKLLNEDILANIGKVQLRNGLKPSTALGDLNFTVEMETGTGKTYVYLRSIFELNRKYGFTKFIVVVPSVAIKEGVKKSLEMTEEHFKGLFDNVRFDYFVYDSQKLGQVRNFATSDCIQIMVINIDAFRRSFADPSKESKANIIHRPNDRMTGAKPIEFIQATNPIVIIDEPQSVDTTKKSTEALASLNPLCTFRYSATHQDKHHQVFRLDSVDAYERKLVKQIEVAGVTVADSHNNAYVRLLSVDNRNGISARIEYDAIRKGQIKREQKKVKTGVDLVELSGGRDVYDGYIIEEIYCAEGQEYISFTGTETVVRLGQTIGEVDDDEYKRLQIRKTIDEHLDKELRLRPKGIKVLSLFFIDRVANYRAYDADGNPVKGKYALMFEEEYAKAIKKPKYSTLFEDVDLKTAADGVHNGYFAQDKKKDASGNARLKESKGGGTTADDEGAYHLIMRDKEKLLSFDSKLKFIFSHSALREGWDNPNVFQICTLNETSSVMKKRQEIGRGLRICVDQEGERVYGFEVNTLTVMANESYEEFARKLQKEIEEDTGIRFGLVEQHLFANIPVQDANGAQQPLGVETSKKVWEHLKKEGYVDNRGKVTDKLRRALNDDSLELPNEVAEQAGQIAALLNKVAGSLNVKNAEERTKVSLNKERFLGEDFKALWDRIKYKTTFQVSFDTEALIETCADEIKKSPVVTKARFVYRKSKTEISRGGIGMGEAFQQTYSYDAEHMRPPDIVSFLQNETNLTRRSIVEILRRSGRLGDFKRNPNKFIEQVSEIIKSQMRLFIVDGIKYHRIGDDAFYGQELFKDQELFGYLSKNMVKTEKSVYDHVVYDSDVERKFAERLDQSGDVKVFAKLPDWFKIETPLGTYNPDWAVLVEREDVERLFFIVETKGSLLTDALRPTEQGKIDCGKAHFKALGTNVGFAVANSYDSFEGTFDAH, encoded by the coding sequence ATGAAGATCAAGTTCAACCCCGATCTGGACTTCCAGGCGGATGCCATCGCGTCCATCGTCGATCTGTTCGAGGGCCAGGAGACCTGCCAGACCAACTTTACGGTCGGCGCCATGGACGCAACGCCACAGCTGAGCTTGGGCATCAGTGAGAACAGTCCCGGCATTGGCAACTACCTCAAGCTGCTCAACGAGGACATCCTCGCGAACATCGGCAAGGTCCAGTTGCGTAACGGCCTCAAGCCTTCAACGGCCCTGGGCGATCTCAACTTCACCGTCGAAATGGAGACTGGGACGGGCAAGACCTATGTCTATCTGCGCAGTATCTTCGAGCTGAATCGCAAATACGGCTTCACCAAGTTCATCGTCGTCGTGCCCTCCGTCGCCATCAAGGAGGGCGTCAAAAAGTCGCTCGAGATGACCGAAGAGCACTTCAAGGGGCTCTTCGACAACGTCCGCTTCGACTACTTCGTCTACGACTCCCAGAAGCTCGGCCAGGTTAGGAACTTCGCGACCAGCGACTGCATTCAGATCATGGTCATCAACATCGATGCCTTCCGGCGGAGCTTCGCCGACCCCAGCAAGGAGTCGAAGGCCAACATCATCCACCGGCCGAACGATCGCATGACCGGGGCCAAGCCCATCGAGTTCATTCAGGCTACCAACCCCATCGTCATTATCGACGAGCCGCAGAGTGTCGATACCACAAAGAAGAGTACCGAGGCCCTCGCGTCGCTCAACCCGCTGTGCACCTTCCGCTACTCGGCAACGCATCAGGACAAGCACCATCAGGTCTTCCGGCTGGACTCGGTGGATGCCTACGAGCGCAAATTGGTAAAGCAGATCGAGGTGGCGGGCGTCACAGTTGCCGACAGCCATAACAACGCCTACGTCCGACTGCTTAGCGTCGATAATAGGAACGGTATCTCCGCGCGTATCGAATACGACGCTATCCGGAAGGGACAGATCAAGCGGGAGCAGAAGAAGGTCAAGACCGGCGTCGACCTGGTGGAGCTATCCGGCGGACGCGACGTCTACGACGGCTACATCATTGAGGAGATTTACTGCGCCGAGGGTCAGGAGTACATCAGCTTTACCGGCACCGAGACCGTCGTACGGCTTGGACAGACCATCGGCGAGGTCGACGACGATGAGTACAAGCGCCTGCAGATCCGCAAAACCATCGACGAGCACCTCGACAAGGAACTCCGCCTAAGGCCGAAGGGCATCAAGGTGCTGAGCCTGTTCTTCATCGACCGTGTGGCCAACTACCGTGCCTACGATGCCGACGGCAACCCGGTGAAGGGCAAATACGCCCTGATGTTCGAGGAGGAATACGCCAAGGCGATCAAAAAGCCGAAGTACAGCACGCTCTTCGAAGACGTCGATCTGAAGACTGCGGCGGACGGTGTTCACAATGGTTACTTCGCCCAGGACAAGAAGAAGGATGCTAGTGGCAATGCCCGACTCAAGGAGTCCAAGGGCGGTGGCACCACCGCCGATGACGAAGGTGCGTATCACTTGATCATGCGGGACAAGGAAAAGCTGCTGAGCTTCGACTCGAAGCTTAAGTTCATCTTCTCGCACTCGGCGCTGCGGGAGGGTTGGGACAACCCGAACGTGTTCCAGATCTGCACCTTGAACGAGACCTCATCGGTAATGAAAAAGCGCCAGGAGATCGGGCGCGGGCTGCGGATCTGCGTCGACCAGGAGGGCGAGCGAGTCTACGGCTTCGAGGTCAACACGCTGACAGTCATGGCGAACGAGTCCTACGAGGAATTCGCCCGCAAGCTGCAGAAGGAGATCGAGGAAGACACCGGTATTCGCTTCGGCTTGGTCGAACAGCACCTCTTCGCCAATATCCCGGTACAGGATGCGAACGGGGCACAGCAGCCGCTCGGTGTCGAGACCTCTAAGAAAGTCTGGGAGCACCTCAAGAAAGAGGGATACGTCGATAATCGAGGCAAGGTAACTGATAAACTCCGACGCGCCCTGAATGACGACAGCTTGGAACTGCCCAACGAGGTAGCCGAGCAGGCTGGACAGATCGCCGCCTTGCTCAATAAGGTGGCCGGTAGCCTTAATGTCAAGAACGCCGAGGAACGTACCAAGGTCAGCTTAAACAAGGAGCGCTTCCTGGGCGAAGACTTTAAGGCGCTCTGGGACCGCATCAAGTACAAGACAACTTTCCAGGTGAGCTTCGATACCGAAGCGCTTATCGAGACCTGCGCCGACGAAATCAAGAAGAGCCCGGTGGTGACCAAGGCACGCTTCGTCTACCGTAAGAGCAAAACGGAGATCAGTCGCGGCGGCATCGGCATGGGCGAGGCGTTCCAGCAGACCTACAGCTACGATGCCGAGCACATGCGACCGCCAGACATCGTTTCCTTTCTCCAGAACGAGACGAACCTGACCCGGCGATCCATCGTCGAGATCCTGCGTCGCAGCGGTCGGCTCGGGGATTTCAAGCGCAACCCGAACAAGTTCATCGAACAGGTCTCCGAGATCATTAAGAGCCAAATGCGCTTGTTCATTGTCGACGGCATCAAATACCACCGCATCGGTGATGACGCCTTCTACGGGCAAGAATTGTTCAAGGACCAGGAACTCTTCGGCTACCTCAGCAAGAATATGGTGAAGACCGAGAAATCGGTCTACGACCACGTCGTCTACGACTCGGACGTCGAGCGCAAGTTTGCCGAAAGGCTCGATCAGAGCGGTGACGTGAAGGTCTTCGCCAAGCTTCCGGACTGGTTCAAGATCGAAACCCCGCTCGGCACCTACAACCCCGACTGGGCCGTGCTGGTTGAGCGTGAGGACGTCGAACGACTGTTCTTCATTGTCGAGACCAAGGGCAGCCTGCTCACCGATGCGCTTCGCCCGACTGAGCAAGGCAAAATCGACTGCGGGAAGGCGCATTTCAAGGCGCTGGGAACCAACGTGGGCTTCGCCGTAGCGAACTCTTATGACAGCTTCGAGGGTACGTTCGATGCCCACTAG
- a CDS encoding site-specific DNA-methyltransferase: MKKLTREDGASPDLVADNIERLRELFPEVFADGLIDFDALKETLGDYVDDREERYSFTWNGKSRAKQIAQTPSMGTLRPCPEESVNWDTTKNIFIEGDNLEVLKLLQKSYHRKVKMIYIDPPYNTGKEFIYPDKWQDNLDTYLRYTGQVDDEGFKVSANAETSGRYHTNWLNMMYPRLKLARNLLRDDGLLFVSIDDHEAHNLRHILDEVFGVENFMAAIAWEKRYTRSNNAKAFYSLKDTLLVYRRSDVLEHLRETRTEKADSGYSNPDKDPRGDWTTSSFVNPATKEKRPNLVYPITAPDGRVVEHPTHAWKNSEEEYRRLVSENRLWWGQDGDAKYPRKKIFLSEAEGMVPVNIWDHKEAGTTDEGGLEVKALFDGKAVFDNPKPTRLIRKMLGLSTNTNSCDIVLDFFAGSGSTGDAVMQQNMDDGGNRRFILVQLPEHIDDERFGSVASISIARLRAASAKVAVENRGFRAFKLSSSNIKPWDAEFDSIDQDLVESVDNIKPNRSEDDVLYELLLKYGLDLAIPTDTRDIEGRKVTVIGAGALIVCLADNITLEVVSGITALKDEFQPEVMRVVFKDAGFADDVVKTNAVQILRQAGIDDVKSL; encoded by the coding sequence ATGAAGAAGCTGACGCGCGAAGACGGGGCATCGCCAGACCTGGTGGCGGACAACATCGAGCGACTGCGGGAACTCTTCCCGGAGGTCTTCGCCGATGGCCTCATCGACTTCGACGCACTCAAGGAGACGCTCGGCGATTACGTGGACGACCGGGAAGAGCGCTACTCCTTCACCTGGAACGGCAAGAGCCGAGCCAAGCAGATTGCCCAGACACCGTCGATGGGGACGCTGCGCCCTTGCCCCGAAGAGTCGGTCAACTGGGACACCACCAAGAACATCTTCATCGAGGGTGACAACCTGGAGGTGCTGAAGCTCCTGCAGAAGAGCTATCACCGCAAGGTGAAGATGATCTACATCGATCCGCCCTACAACACGGGCAAGGAGTTCATCTACCCGGACAAGTGGCAGGACAATCTCGACACCTACCTCCGTTACACCGGGCAGGTGGACGACGAGGGCTTCAAGGTGTCGGCGAATGCGGAGACATCAGGCCGGTATCACACGAACTGGCTGAATATGATGTATCCGCGGCTGAAGCTGGCTCGGAATCTATTGCGCGATGATGGTCTACTCTTTGTATCCATCGATGACCATGAGGCACATAATCTACGTCATATCTTAGACGAGGTGTTTGGGGTCGAGAACTTCATGGCCGCTATCGCTTGGGAAAAGCGATATACGCGCAGTAACAACGCTAAAGCGTTCTACTCGCTAAAAGATACATTGCTCGTCTACCGCCGAAGCGATGTGCTCGAGCATCTAAGAGAAACTAGGACCGAAAAGGCTGACTCAGGCTACAGCAATCCTGATAAAGATCCGCGAGGGGACTGGACAACTTCTTCTTTTGTCAATCCTGCGACGAAGGAGAAGCGTCCCAACCTCGTATATCCCATCACTGCGCCTGACGGGAGAGTCGTCGAACACCCCACCCATGCCTGGAAGAACTCCGAGGAGGAGTATCGTCGGCTCGTTTCCGAGAACCGGCTGTGGTGGGGCCAAGACGGGGACGCCAAGTATCCGCGGAAGAAGATATTCCTTTCGGAGGCGGAGGGAATGGTTCCGGTGAACATCTGGGACCACAAGGAGGCTGGAACCACGGATGAAGGGGGGCTTGAGGTTAAAGCCCTCTTCGATGGCAAAGCTGTTTTCGATAATCCTAAGCCAACACGGCTGATCCGTAAAATGCTTGGGCTATCAACAAACACCAACTCATGCGATATCGTACTAGACTTTTTCGCCGGGTCGGGGTCCACGGGGGACGCTGTGATGCAACAAAACATGGACGATGGGGGAAACCGGCGCTTTATTTTGGTACAGCTTCCGGAGCACATTGACGACGAGAGGTTCGGGTCTGTCGCTAGCATTAGTATTGCTCGACTCCGTGCCGCCTCTGCTAAAGTGGCAGTTGAAAACCGGGGATTTCGAGCTTTCAAACTCTCCAGTAGCAACATCAAGCCCTGGGACGCCGAGTTCGACTCGATTGATCAAGACCTTGTGGAGTCCGTCGATAACATCAAACCCAACCGCTCCGAAGACGACGTGCTCTACGAGCTTCTGCTCAAGTACGGTCTCGACCTCGCCATCCCGACCGACACCCGAGACATCGAGGGACGGAAGGTCACGGTGATCGGCGCCGGTGCGCTGATCGTCTGCCTCGCCGACAACATCACGCTGGAGGTGGTATCCGGCATCACCGCTCTGAAGGATGAGTTTCAGCCCGAAGTCATGCGGGTGGTGTTCAAGGACGCCGGCTTTGCCGACGACGTGGTTAAGACCAATGCCGTTCAAATCTTGAGGCAGGCCGGCATTGATGACGTGAAGTCGCTCTAG
- a CDS encoding DUF4391 domain-containing protein → MNADPMAFDKDAFYAQLGLPDVGLIDKRIAKKMVLEHGQLTSADKKTLSSDVDKLTWKYTLKADTVQVLPYEDSDREYLEIDLIEADLSHRSRAPRIAELLQRAIPYPVLLVMVEGDAFCVSVAHKRFSRAEQGAIVAEGFLCSPWIEPPLSEIDQAFCEALALPSLSRVDFYALYRGMVDAVLARTCGELTGTFVVDATQPEQDRRQRLEQCHTMERDIRRLRVAIAKEDQFAEKVELNTRIKELEDRLVRTKAEL, encoded by the coding sequence ATGAACGCAGACCCCATGGCCTTCGACAAGGACGCCTTCTACGCCCAGCTCGGGCTGCCAGACGTCGGTCTGATCGATAAACGCATTGCCAAGAAGATGGTGTTGGAGCACGGCCAGCTGACGAGCGCCGACAAAAAGACGCTGTCGAGCGATGTCGACAAGTTGACCTGGAAATACACGCTGAAGGCCGACACGGTGCAGGTGCTCCCTTACGAGGACTCGGACCGAGAGTACCTGGAAATCGACCTCATCGAGGCAGACCTCAGCCATCGCAGCCGAGCCCCACGCATCGCCGAGCTGCTCCAACGCGCGATCCCCTATCCGGTCCTGCTGGTGATGGTGGAAGGAGATGCCTTCTGCGTGAGCGTCGCCCACAAGCGCTTCAGCCGAGCGGAGCAAGGCGCCATCGTGGCCGAAGGCTTTCTGTGCTCACCGTGGATCGAGCCGCCGCTGTCCGAGATCGACCAGGCATTTTGCGAGGCACTGGCCTTACCCAGCCTTTCGCGGGTCGACTTCTACGCCCTCTACCGCGGCATGGTCGATGCCGTACTGGCACGGACCTGTGGTGAGCTGACAGGCACCTTCGTGGTCGACGCCACGCAGCCCGAGCAGGATCGCCGGCAACGGCTCGAGCAGTGCCACACGATGGAACGGGACATCCGCCGTCTCCGGGTCGCCATCGCCAAAGAAGACCAGTTCGCCGAGAAGGTCGAACTGAATACACGCATCAAAGAACTCGAAGACCGACTGGTCCGAACCAAGGCCGAGCTGTAA